A section of the Streptomyces sp. NBC_00178 genome encodes:
- a CDS encoding cell division protein PerM — MTERSPMLPAERTRSAALASACARGAIAAGLGLGSLAVLVMALWISSPYPDSGPDGAFHVATGLWLLAHGAELVRTDTLGGHPAPVGTVPLLLVVLPGWLVHRAARDSAETDGKVTDRHSAVGAFFAVSAGYLLVVLAAAAYGRGGGLPVDRATLAFPVVPVVACSAAAGVWAARGRPVTSLLVWAPLRLQEAAARTVFRAGAAAALRSAAAGTTTLLAGGALLVGAALVWNAGAARASLLGLSGDWAGRSALLLLALALLPNAAMWGAAYGMGPGFALGTASTVTPLAFAGHPALPDFPLLAAMPVHGPGTAVNWASAAVPALAALAVARRVARSAAPSPAGDDEEQWGQGRTALVAGLAAVGCGAGAAALAAASGGPLGTGALAEFGPVWWLVGPAALVWTAVIGVPGALLLRAWRLRENRWGWRRDGSGRAKAAAESATPEQKPAEDDPQGQQPLGKGAVEAGAAKADEDTYDFLSAASWHEDGARKARWAALRKRSGGLMADFPAVPGPGADGAKPTPGAPGERTAGPDAAPTGHAVPAHPAGAEADAAPGAASGNAPVSAPAPVSAPAPVSAPAPVSAPGPVSAPVAVPADGLPVDVTVDDGAPDPSAGSTAEAGAPSAPAQAPASAEPSEEPSAKTHAEPSEEPSVAEPGKPSGPGPDADRHPDPGRENAP, encoded by the coding sequence GTGACCGAACGCAGCCCGATGTTGCCTGCCGAGCGGACCAGGTCCGCCGCGCTCGCGTCCGCATGCGCGCGCGGGGCCATCGCCGCAGGGCTCGGACTCGGCTCGCTGGCCGTCCTGGTCATGGCGCTGTGGATCAGCTCGCCGTACCCCGACAGCGGGCCGGACGGCGCCTTCCACGTCGCCACCGGCCTCTGGCTGCTCGCCCACGGCGCCGAACTCGTCAGGACCGACACGCTCGGCGGGCACCCCGCACCCGTGGGCACGGTGCCCCTGCTGCTCGTCGTGCTGCCCGGGTGGCTCGTGCACCGGGCGGCCCGGGACTCCGCGGAGACCGACGGGAAGGTCACGGACAGGCACTCGGCGGTCGGGGCATTCTTCGCGGTGAGCGCCGGCTACCTGCTGGTCGTCCTCGCGGCGGCGGCCTACGGACGGGGTGGAGGGCTGCCCGTCGACCGTGCCACGCTCGCGTTCCCCGTCGTGCCGGTGGTGGCGTGCTCCGCCGCCGCGGGGGTCTGGGCGGCACGGGGACGCCCCGTGACCTCCCTCCTCGTCTGGGCGCCGCTCCGGCTCCAGGAAGCCGCCGCCCGCACCGTCTTCCGGGCGGGCGCCGCAGCGGCACTGCGCTCGGCGGCCGCCGGGACGACGACGCTGCTCGCGGGCGGGGCGCTGCTGGTCGGCGCGGCCCTGGTGTGGAACGCGGGGGCCGCCCGGGCGTCGTTGCTGGGGCTGTCCGGCGACTGGGCCGGCAGGTCCGCCCTGCTCCTGCTGGCCCTCGCGCTCCTGCCGAACGCCGCGATGTGGGGCGCCGCGTACGGCATGGGACCGGGCTTCGCCCTCGGTACGGCGTCCACGGTCACTCCGCTGGCCTTCGCCGGACACCCCGCCCTGCCGGACTTCCCGCTGCTCGCGGCGATGCCGGTGCACGGCCCGGGGACGGCGGTGAACTGGGCGTCGGCCGCGGTCCCGGCCCTGGCCGCCCTGGCCGTCGCCCGCCGCGTCGCGCGCAGTGCGGCCCCCTCACCCGCGGGCGACGACGAGGAGCAGTGGGGCCAGGGGCGGACCGCCCTGGTCGCCGGGCTGGCCGCCGTGGGCTGCGGAGCGGGCGCGGCTGCTCTGGCCGCCGCGTCGGGCGGGCCCCTGGGTACCGGGGCCCTGGCCGAGTTCGGCCCGGTGTGGTGGCTGGTGGGCCCGGCCGCACTCGTGTGGACGGCCGTCATCGGCGTCCCCGGGGCGCTGCTGCTCAGGGCCTGGCGGCTGCGGGAGAACCGGTGGGGATGGCGGCGTGACGGCTCGGGCCGGGCGAAGGCAGCCGCCGAGTCGGCCACGCCGGAACAGAAGCCGGCGGAAGACGACCCGCAAGGACAGCAGCCGCTGGGGAAGGGGGCCGTGGAGGCCGGTGCGGCGAAGGCGGACGAGGACACGTACGACTTCCTGTCCGCCGCTTCCTGGCACGAGGACGGGGCGAGGAAGGCGCGCTGGGCCGCGCTCCGGAAGCGCTCCGGCGGGCTGATGGCGGACTTCCCGGCCGTCCCCGGCCCCGGAGCTGACGGTGCGAAGCCCACGCCCGGCGCGCCCGGGGAGCGTACGGCGGGGCCGGACGCGGCGCCGACCGGTCATGCGGTGCCCGCACACCCGGCGGGGGCGGAGGCGGATGCCGCCCCGGGTGCGGCATCGGGGAATGCACCCGTATCCGCACCCGCACCCGTATCCGCACCCGCACCCGTATCCGCACCCGCACCCGTGTCCGCACCCGGACCCGTGTCCGCACCCGTGGCGGTGCCCGCGGACGGTCTCCCCGTCGACGTCACCGTCGACGACGGCGCGCCGGACCCCTCCGCCGGGTCCACCGCCGAAGCCGGTGCCCCGTCCGCCCCCGCGCAGGCCCCGGCATCTGCGGAGCCGTCCGAGGAGCCGTCCGCGAAGACGCACGCGGAGCCGTCCGAGGAGCCGTCCGTCGCCGAGCCGGGGAAGCCGAGCGGCCCGGGTCCGGACGCCGATCGGCATCCGGACCCGGGCCGGGAGAACGCTCCGTAG
- the sucD gene encoding succinate--CoA ligase subunit alpha, translated as MAIFLTKDSKVIVQGMTGATGMKHTKLMLADGTNIVGGVNPRKAGTTVDFDGTEVPVFGSVAEAMEKTGADVSVLFVPPAFAKAAVVEAIDAEIPLAVVITEGIAVHDSAAFWAYAGSKGNKTRIIGPNCPGLITPGQSNAGIIPGDITKPGRIGLVSKSGTLTYQMMYELRDIGFSSAVGIGGDPVIGTTHIDALAAFEADPDTDLIVMIGEIGGDAEERAADYIASSVTKPVVGYVAGFTAPEGKTMGHAGAIVSGSSGTAAAKKEALEAAGVKVGKTPTETAKLAREILGG; from the coding sequence ATGGCTATCTTCCTCACCAAGGACAGCAAGGTCATCGTCCAGGGGATGACCGGCGCCACGGGCATGAAGCACACCAAGCTCATGCTGGCCGACGGCACCAACATCGTCGGTGGCGTGAACCCGCGCAAGGCGGGCACGACCGTCGACTTCGACGGCACCGAGGTACCCGTCTTCGGGTCCGTCGCCGAGGCGATGGAGAAGACCGGCGCCGACGTGTCGGTCCTCTTCGTGCCGCCGGCCTTCGCGAAGGCCGCGGTCGTCGAGGCGATCGACGCCGAGATCCCGCTCGCCGTCGTGATCACCGAGGGCATCGCCGTCCACGACTCGGCCGCCTTCTGGGCGTACGCCGGTTCGAAGGGCAACAAGACCCGGATCATCGGCCCGAACTGCCCCGGCCTGATCACCCCCGGCCAGTCCAACGCCGGCATCATCCCGGGCGACATCACCAAGCCCGGCCGCATCGGTCTCGTGTCCAAGTCCGGCACGCTGACCTACCAGATGATGTACGAGCTGCGTGACATCGGCTTCTCGTCCGCCGTCGGCATCGGTGGCGACCCGGTCATCGGCACCACGCACATCGACGCCCTCGCGGCGTTCGAGGCGGACCCCGACACCGACCTCATCGTGATGATCGGCGAGATCGGCGGCGACGCCGAGGAGCGTGCCGCCGACTACATCGCATCGAGCGTCACGAAGCCGGTCGTCGGCTACGTCGCGGGCTTCACCGCCCCGGAGGGCAAGACCATGGGCCACGCCGGCGCCATCGTCTCCGGCTCCTCCGGCACCGCCGCGGCCAAGAAGGAGGCCCTCGAGGCCGCCGGCGTCAAGGTCGGCAAGACGCCGACCGAGACCGCCAAGCTGGCTCGCGAGATCCTCGGCGGCTGA
- the purN gene encoding phosphoribosylglycinamide formyltransferase, with protein sequence MASPPPSAAPARLVVLVSGSGTNLQALLDAIGDDPEAYGARVVAVGADRHGTLGAERAERAGLPTFVCRVGDHASREEWDAALTAAVAEHRPDLVVSAGFMKIVGKAFLAEFGGRVVNTHPALLPSFPGAHGVRDALAYGVKVTGCTVHFVDDGVDTGPIIAQGVVEVTEEETVEGEAALHERIKEVERKLLVEAVGRLARDGYRIEGRKVHLGHVGE encoded by the coding sequence GTGGCCTCCCCGCCCCCCTCCGCCGCTCCGGCCCGTCTGGTCGTGCTCGTCTCCGGCTCAGGCACGAACCTGCAAGCGCTCCTCGACGCGATCGGTGACGATCCCGAGGCCTACGGCGCCCGGGTCGTCGCGGTCGGTGCGGACCGCCATGGCACCCTCGGTGCCGAGCGCGCCGAGCGCGCGGGGCTCCCCACCTTCGTCTGCAGGGTCGGTGACCACGCGAGCCGCGAGGAGTGGGACGCCGCGCTCACCGCGGCCGTGGCCGAGCACCGTCCGGACCTCGTGGTCTCCGCCGGGTTCATGAAGATCGTCGGCAAGGCGTTCCTCGCAGAGTTCGGCGGCCGCGTCGTCAACACCCACCCCGCCCTGCTCCCCAGCTTTCCCGGTGCCCACGGTGTGCGCGACGCGCTCGCGTACGGCGTGAAGGTCACCGGGTGCACCGTCCACTTCGTCGACGACGGCGTCGACACCGGTCCGATCATCGCGCAGGGCGTGGTCGAGGTGACCGAAGAGGAAACCGTGGAGGGCGAAGCGGCCCTCCACGAACGCATCAAGGAAGTCGAGCGCAAGCTGCTCGTCGAGGCCGTAGGGCGGCTCGCCCGCGACGGCTATCGCATTGAGGGACGAAAGGTTCATCTCGGTCATGTCGGTGAATAA
- a CDS encoding DUF3017 domain-containing protein: MGAGTSPGTSPVGGTHTGGPAEEAVMSEQGGPAGGAGKAREAEAAPGQAAAAGVRARAGEAAEGGSAAGPGAPERPDAEEVSTREGRTGGSAAADRTADGDTSADVDTPVTADAPSGADASAAVPAPGVTDGSEGVDGAEGTDAAGDTDGTVVEGGSSGSTWAPPRRFSLTRDTARPEGGGRAAPGDAPAPARQWPLLTVLCTAGVGLLIVGTDPFDEAFRYGSMLVGLALLAGAVLRWVVPSVGMLAVRSRFTDLVTYGLLGILIVLIALMAQPRPWLSVPFLQDVVHFTIR; this comes from the coding sequence ATGGGTGCTGGTACGAGTCCTGGTACGAGTCCGGTGGGTGGCACGCACACCGGCGGCCCGGCCGAGGAGGCAGTGATGTCCGAGCAGGGCGGGCCGGCCGGGGGCGCCGGGAAGGCGCGCGAGGCGGAAGCCGCGCCCGGTCAGGCCGCTGCGGCCGGCGTGCGGGCGCGGGCCGGTGAGGCCGCCGAGGGCGGGTCTGCCGCCGGCCCCGGCGCGCCGGAGCGTCCGGATGCCGAAGAGGTGTCCACGCGGGAAGGTCGCACCGGCGGGAGCGCGGCCGCGGACCGGACCGCCGACGGGGACACGAGCGCCGACGTCGATACGCCGGTCACTGCGGACGCGCCGTCAGGCGCGGACGCCTCGGCCGCTGTGCCCGCGCCCGGCGTGACGGACGGGTCCGAGGGAGTGGACGGGGCCGAGGGCACGGATGCGGCTGGCGACACCGACGGGACCGTCGTGGAGGGCGGGAGCAGTGGTTCGACGTGGGCGCCCCCGCGGCGCTTCTCGCTGACCCGGGACACCGCCCGTCCCGAGGGGGGCGGCAGGGCCGCGCCGGGAGACGCACCGGCCCCCGCCCGCCAGTGGCCCCTGCTGACCGTGCTCTGCACCGCCGGGGTCGGGCTCCTGATCGTGGGGACCGACCCGTTCGACGAGGCCTTCCGGTACGGCTCGATGCTGGTGGGTCTCGCGCTGCTCGCCGGCGCCGTGCTCCGCTGGGTGGTGCCGTCGGTCGGCATGCTGGCCGTGAGGTCCCGCTTCACCGACCTCGTCACGTACGGGCTGCTGGGCATCCTCATCGTGCTGATCGCGCTGATGGCGCAGCCCAGGCCCTGGCTGAGCGTCCCGTTCCTGCAGGACGTGGTCCACTTCACGATCCGCTAG
- a CDS encoding bifunctional methylenetetrahydrofolate dehydrogenase/methenyltetrahydrofolate cyclohydrolase: MTAQILDGKATAAAIKSDLTVRVAALKAQGITPGLGTLLVGDDPGSRWYVNGKHRDCAEVGMGSIQRELPDTATQEEIEAVVRELNDNPECTGYIVQLPLPKGIDTNRILELMDPAKDADGLHPMSLGKLVLNETGPLPCTPQGVVTLLRRHGVEIDGAHVVVVGRGVTIGRPLPLLLTRKSENATVTQCHTGTRDLSAHLKQADIIVAAAGVPHLIKPEDVKPGAAVLDVGVSRDENGKIVGDVHPGVAEVAAWVAPNPGGVGPMTRAQLLVNVVEAAERAAAEASAESAG; encoded by the coding sequence ATGACTGCCCAGATTCTCGATGGCAAGGCCACCGCAGCTGCGATCAAGTCCGATCTGACCGTCCGCGTGGCGGCCCTCAAGGCGCAGGGCATCACACCCGGCCTGGGAACCCTGCTCGTCGGAGACGACCCGGGCAGCCGGTGGTACGTGAACGGCAAGCACCGCGACTGTGCCGAGGTCGGCATGGGATCCATCCAGCGCGAACTCCCCGACACGGCCACGCAGGAGGAGATCGAGGCCGTCGTACGGGAGCTCAACGACAATCCCGAGTGCACCGGTTACATCGTGCAGCTTCCCCTCCCCAAGGGCATCGACACCAACCGCATCCTCGAACTGATGGATCCGGCCAAGGACGCCGACGGGCTGCACCCCATGAGCCTGGGCAAGCTCGTCCTGAACGAGACCGGCCCGCTGCCCTGCACCCCGCAGGGCGTCGTCACGCTGCTGCGCCGCCACGGTGTGGAGATCGACGGCGCGCACGTGGTCGTCGTCGGGCGTGGCGTCACCATCGGCCGTCCGCTGCCGCTGCTGCTCACGCGCAAGTCCGAGAACGCGACCGTCACCCAGTGCCACACCGGCACCCGTGACCTCTCGGCGCACCTCAAGCAGGCCGACATCATCGTCGCCGCCGCCGGTGTGCCCCACCTGATCAAGCCCGAGGACGTCAAGCCCGGCGCGGCCGTGCTCGACGTCGGCGTGAGCCGCGACGAGAACGGCAAGATCGTCGGGGACGTCCACCCCGGTGTGGCCGAGGTCGCGGCCTGGGTCGCCCCGAACCCCGGCGGTGTGGGCCCCATGACCCGCGCCCAGTTGCTCGTCAACGTGGTCGAGGCGGCCGAACGCGCCGCCGCCGAGGCCTCCGCCGAATCCGCCGGCTGA
- a CDS encoding DUF2079 domain-containing protein: MLDLKKSGTGAPEKAPGEEAGAVAVPLHPAPLRPYLIAAVLLGAVYFLYAYIRFTHFQSPSWDLGIFEQEVRAYAGFDAPVVDIKGPGYLILGDHFSPVVALLVPLYWIWPSAAALLFAQAALFAFSAVVVGRTVQQILGGRTGLCATAAYGLSWGLQEAVKADFHEIALAVPLIALVCRALLMGRWRAAVLWALPLVLVKEDLGVTVAVVGGLLALYGRRLQGFLLAAFGVFSFALTVLVLIPAASSAGTYDYWKKIEENGGQEVSLLDSVLGVLDSSVKLEMLVFLVGITAFMALRSPLVLLVLPTLGWRLLSQDSNHWGMVWHYSAILMPVVFLAMADGIRRSRDSKRPWLVSYANVAVPVAAAIAVALTQHLPFRELLRPETYRADARTHAAEEALRAIPVGARVETDITLMAHLTADRTVYWIGGAPGTAPDVVAINLDFGWSQPIEDPVKYAQQLHPEARYRITREAGPFVVMARTTKAP, from the coding sequence GTGCTTGACCTGAAGAAGAGCGGGACCGGCGCGCCGGAGAAGGCGCCCGGGGAGGAAGCCGGCGCGGTCGCCGTCCCGCTCCACCCGGCACCGCTGCGCCCGTACCTGATCGCCGCCGTCCTGCTGGGCGCGGTCTACTTCCTGTACGCGTACATCCGGTTCACCCACTTCCAGTCGCCGTCCTGGGACCTCGGCATCTTCGAGCAGGAGGTGCGCGCGTACGCCGGGTTCGACGCCCCGGTCGTCGACATCAAGGGCCCCGGCTACCTGATACTCGGCGACCACTTCAGCCCCGTGGTCGCGCTCCTGGTGCCGCTCTACTGGATATGGCCGTCGGCGGCCGCCCTGCTGTTCGCCCAGGCCGCCCTGTTCGCCTTCTCCGCCGTCGTCGTCGGGCGTACCGTCCAGCAGATCCTGGGCGGCCGCACCGGTCTCTGCGCCACCGCCGCCTACGGGCTGTCCTGGGGCCTCCAGGAAGCGGTGAAGGCCGACTTCCACGAGATAGCCCTCGCGGTCCCGCTGATCGCACTCGTCTGCCGTGCCCTGCTCATGGGGCGCTGGCGCGCGGCGGTCCTCTGGGCGCTGCCGCTGGTCCTCGTCAAGGAGGACCTCGGGGTCACCGTCGCGGTCGTCGGCGGCCTCCTCGCCCTCTACGGGCGCAGGCTCCAGGGCTTCCTGCTGGCGGCCTTCGGCGTGTTCTCGTTCGCGCTGACCGTGCTCGTGCTCATACCGGCGGCCAGCAGCGCGGGGACGTACGACTACTGGAAGAAGATCGAGGAGAACGGCGGGCAGGAGGTGTCCCTGCTCGACTCCGTGCTCGGCGTCCTCGACTCCTCGGTCAAGCTGGAGATGCTCGTCTTCCTGGTCGGCATCACCGCCTTCATGGCGCTGCGCTCCCCGCTCGTCCTCCTCGTGCTGCCGACCCTCGGCTGGCGCCTGCTCTCACAGGACTCCAACCACTGGGGCATGGTCTGGCACTACAGCGCGATCCTGATGCCGGTCGTGTTCCTCGCCATGGCGGACGGCATCCGGCGCAGCCGGGACTCGAAGCGGCCCTGGCTCGTCTCGTACGCGAACGTCGCCGTGCCCGTCGCCGCCGCGATCGCCGTCGCGCTGACCCAGCACCTCCCGTTCCGCGAGCTGCTCCGCCCCGAGACGTACCGGGCGGACGCCCGCACCCACGCGGCCGAGGAGGCGCTGCGCGCCATTCCCGTCGGCGCGCGGGTGGAGACCGACATCACGCTGATGGCGCACCTGACCGCCGACCGCACGGTCTACTGGATCGGCGGAGCACCCGGCACCGCGCCCGACGTCGTCGCGATCAACCTGGACTTCGGCTGGTCGCAGCCGATCGAGGACCCGGTGAAGTACGCGCAGCAGCTCCACCCGGAGGCGCGGTACCGCATCACGCGGGAGGCCGGGCCGTTCGTGGTGATGGCGCGGACGACCAAGGCGCCCTGA
- a CDS encoding sigma factor-like helix-turn-helix DNA-binding protein, whose amino-acid sequence MTRSVTDPSGAAPLPSPKERRRLRVARSLSEEQVAAAMGVTPATVRAWETGRSTPRGRRRTAYARLIGSGTPRTTPHPSAVEATGSSTMSPTEPGTGAIVGAPADPATDLVPDAAAPESSSPDRALRENGPGADATGPPAAVSGLPASSVRAAPAPRHPGPAAPAPDGDAGSSAPVLPVRTPEAAFDSLYELAAPGLTRQMYLLTGRRLLSREAVEHAFRIAWQRWPEVARDRDPAGWARAAAYEYAMSPWHRMRRVHRRPDALPDEPGRKALLGALLALPPSYRRTLLLHDGVGLGLPETAAETEASTPAAANRLLNARAALTVSLPELAAPTGPGGRTALFQERLGALALAEDVPQPPGAPSVRRGSERVAELWTRAAICFGVVLIGATGFTLHTAPTQYEQPLSPPQRVGGVPPRGGPERLTPQDLKLQKTLREKLVHGPERLVPLLP is encoded by the coding sequence ATGACACGGAGCGTCACGGACCCTTCCGGCGCGGCCCCGTTGCCCTCCCCCAAGGAGCGCCGGCGGCTGCGCGTGGCCAGGTCACTGAGTGAGGAGCAGGTCGCGGCGGCCATGGGCGTCACGCCCGCCACCGTCCGGGCCTGGGAGACGGGGCGCAGCACGCCTCGGGGCCGCCGCCGCACGGCGTACGCCAGGCTGATCGGCTCCGGCACCCCCCGCACCACGCCGCATCCCTCCGCCGTCGAAGCCACCGGGAGCAGCACGATGTCCCCGACAGAGCCCGGTACCGGCGCCATCGTGGGCGCCCCGGCCGATCCCGCCACGGATCTGGTGCCCGACGCGGCGGCGCCTGAGTCGTCGTCACCGGACCGCGCGCTAAGAGAGAACGGCCCCGGAGCCGATGCCACCGGACCTCCGGCCGCCGTAAGCGGCCTGCCCGCGTCCTCGGTGCGGGCCGCTCCGGCGCCCCGGCACCCCGGCCCTGCCGCCCCGGCGCCCGACGGCGACGCCGGCTCCTCCGCACCGGTGCTGCCGGTCCGCACGCCCGAGGCCGCTTTCGACAGCCTGTACGAGCTCGCGGCGCCCGGACTGACCCGCCAGATGTACCTCCTGACGGGCCGCCGCCTGCTGTCCCGGGAGGCCGTCGAGCACGCGTTCCGGATCGCCTGGCAGCGCTGGCCCGAGGTGGCCAGGGACCGTGACCCCGCCGGCTGGGCGCGGGCGGCGGCGTACGAGTACGCGATGTCGCCCTGGCACCGCATGCGGCGCGTCCACCGCCGCCCCGACGCACTGCCCGACGAGCCCGGGAGGAAGGCGCTGCTGGGCGCGCTGCTCGCACTGCCGCCCTCGTACCGCCGGACGCTGCTGCTCCACGACGGTGTCGGGCTGGGACTTCCGGAGACCGCGGCCGAGACCGAGGCCAGCACGCCCGCCGCGGCCAACCGTCTGCTGAACGCCAGGGCCGCCCTCACCGTGTCGCTCCCCGAACTGGCCGCACCCACGGGTCCCGGCGGGCGGACGGCGCTGTTCCAGGAGCGGCTCGGCGCTCTCGCGCTGGCCGAGGACGTGCCACAGCCGCCCGGCGCCCCGTCGGTGCGCAGGGGCAGCGAGCGCGTCGCGGAACTCTGGACGCGGGCGGCGATCTGTTTCGGCGTCGTGCTCATCGGGGCGACGGGCTTCACGCTGCACACGGCCCCCACGCAGTACGAGCAGCCGCTGTCGCCTCCCCAGCGCGTGGGCGGCGTCCCTCCGAGAGGCGGTCCGGAGCGGCTGACACCCCAGGACCTGAAACTGCAGAAGACACTGCGGGAGAAGCTCGTGCACGGGCCGGAACGTCTGGTTCCGCTGCTCCCCTGA
- the purH gene encoding bifunctional phosphoribosylaminoimidazolecarboxamide formyltransferase/IMP cyclohydrolase gives MSVNKPIRRALVSVYDKTGLEDLARGLHEAGVELVSTGSTAGKIAAAGVPVTKVEELTGFPECLDGRVKTLHPRVHAGILADLRLDAHREQLAELGVEPFDLVVVNLYPFKATVASGASDDECVEQIDIGGPSMVRAAAKNHPSVAVVTSPERYADVLAAVKAGGFDLTARKRLAAEAFQHTAAYDVAVASWFADGYAAADDSGFPDFSGATYARKNVLRYGENPHQPAALYTSGEGGLAEAEQLHGKEMSYNNYTDTDAARRAAYDHAEPCVAIIKHANPCGIAIADDVAEAHRNAHACDPLSAFGGVIAVNRPVTVEMAEQVAEIFTEVIVAPAYEDGAVEVLARKKNIRVLRCPDAPASEVEVKPIDGGALLQVTDRLQAEGDDPANWTLATGEALPAEELRELAFAWKACRAVKSNAILLAKDGASVGVGMGQVNRVDSAKLAVERAGEERARGAYAASDAFFPFPDGLEILTAAGIKAVAQPGGSVRDELVVEAAKKAGVTMYFTGTRHFFH, from the coding sequence ATGTCGGTGAATAAGCCCATCCGCCGCGCCCTGGTCAGTGTCTACGACAAGACGGGGCTCGAAGACCTCGCCCGCGGTCTGCACGAGGCCGGTGTCGAGCTGGTCTCCACCGGCTCCACCGCCGGGAAGATCGCCGCGGCCGGAGTGCCCGTCACGAAGGTCGAGGAGCTCACCGGCTTCCCCGAGTGCCTCGACGGCCGCGTCAAGACGCTCCACCCCCGGGTGCACGCCGGCATCCTCGCCGACCTGCGTCTGGACGCCCACCGCGAGCAGCTCGCCGAGCTGGGCGTGGAGCCGTTCGACCTGGTGGTCGTGAACCTCTACCCGTTCAAGGCGACCGTCGCCTCCGGCGCCTCCGACGACGAGTGCGTCGAGCAGATCGACATCGGCGGCCCGTCGATGGTCCGCGCCGCCGCCAAGAACCACCCCTCCGTGGCCGTCGTCACCAGCCCGGAGCGCTACGCCGACGTCCTCGCGGCCGTCAAGGCGGGCGGGTTCGACCTGACGGCCCGCAAGCGGCTCGCCGCCGAGGCATTCCAGCACACCGCCGCGTACGACGTGGCCGTGGCGTCCTGGTTCGCCGACGGCTACGCCGCCGCCGACGACTCCGGCTTCCCGGACTTCTCCGGTGCCACCTACGCGCGCAAGAACGTCCTGCGCTACGGCGAGAACCCGCACCAGCCGGCGGCGCTCTACACCTCCGGCGAGGGCGGTCTCGCCGAGGCCGAGCAGCTGCACGGCAAGGAGATGTCCTACAACAACTACACGGACACCGACGCCGCGCGCCGTGCCGCGTACGACCACGCCGAGCCCTGCGTCGCGATCATCAAGCACGCCAACCCGTGCGGCATCGCGATCGCGGACGACGTCGCCGAGGCGCACCGCAACGCGCACGCCTGCGACCCGCTGTCCGCGTTCGGCGGCGTGATCGCCGTCAACCGCCCGGTGACCGTCGAGATGGCCGAGCAGGTCGCGGAGATCTTCACCGAGGTCATCGTCGCTCCGGCGTACGAGGACGGCGCGGTCGAGGTCCTGGCCCGCAAGAAGAACATCCGTGTGCTCCGCTGCCCCGACGCCCCGGCCTCCGAGGTCGAGGTCAAGCCGATCGACGGCGGCGCGCTGCTCCAGGTCACCGACCGGCTCCAGGCCGAGGGCGACGACCCGGCCAACTGGACCCTCGCCACCGGTGAGGCCCTCCCGGCCGAGGAGCTCAGGGAACTCGCCTTCGCCTGGAAGGCCTGCCGCGCGGTCAAGTCGAACGCGATCCTGCTCGCCAAGGACGGCGCCTCCGTCGGTGTCGGCATGGGTCAGGTCAACCGCGTCGACTCCGCCAAGCTCGCGGTCGAGCGGGCCGGCGAGGAGCGGGCACGTGGTGCGTACGCCGCGTCCGACGCCTTCTTCCCCTTCCCCGACGGCCTGGAGATCCTGACCGCCGCGGGCATCAAGGCCGTGGCGCAGCCGGGCGGCTCGGTCCGCGACGAGCTCGTCGTCGAGGCCGCGAAGAAGGCCGGTGTGACCATGTACTTCACGGGCACCCGCCACTTCTTCCACTGA